From the genome of Vicia villosa cultivar HV-30 ecotype Madison, WI linkage group LG2, Vvil1.0, whole genome shotgun sequence, one region includes:
- the LOC131654027 gene encoding ACT domain-containing protein ACR11-like codes for MAVAMAACSLGLHLTPDNNNNNCFAPILKTTSFYDTNKPCLTLHKTRLSSSAITVIPRATAVSNVEDGNQSVADIVPTPVVIIDQDSDPDATVVEITFGDRLGALLDTMNALKNLGLNVVKANVYLDSSGKHNKFSITKADTGRKVEDPELLEAIRLTILNNMITYHPESSEQLALGAAFGLVPPKEQVDVDIATHLTVTDDGLERSLFYVETADRPGLLVDLVKGITDINIAVESGEFDTEGLLAKAKFHVSYNGKAIIKPLQQVLVNSLRYFLTRPSTEESSF; via the exons ATGGCTGTGGCTATGGCTGCTTGTAGTCTTGGACTTCACCTCACTCctgataataacaataataattgcTTTGCCCCTATCTTGAAGACCACTTCGTTTTATGATACTAATAAACCATGTCTCACTCTTCACAAAACAAG ATTATCATCTTCAGCAATTACAGTCATCCCTCGAGCAACGGCTGTTTCTAATGTCGAG GATGGAAATCAAAGTGTGGCTGATATTGTCCCAACTCCTGTTGTTATAATTGATCAAGACTCTGATCCGGACGCAACTGTCGTTGAGATTACCTTTGGAGATCGCCTTGGCGCTCTTCTCGACACG ATGAATGCATTGAAAAACTTGGGACTGAATGTTGTTAAGGCAAATGTGTACCTTGATTCCTCTGgcaagcacaacaagttttcaatCACAAAAGC TGATACAGGTAGGAAAGTGGAAGATCCAGAGTTGTTAGAAGCAATCCGTTTGACGATTTTAAATAACATGATCACGTATCACCCG GAATCAAGTGAGCAATTGGCTCTAGGAGCAGCTTTTGGACTCGTGCCTCCAAAGGAACAG GTTGATGTGGACATAGCAACTCACTTAACAGTCACTGATGACGGTCTAGAGAGAAG TTTGTTCTATGTGGAGACAGCAGATCGGCCTGGATTATTGGTTGATCTTGTAAAGGGTATTACTGACATTAACATTGCTGTTGAATCTGGAGAATTCGACACTGAG GGTCTGTTGGCTAAGGCAAAGTTTCATGTCAGCTATAACGGTAAAGCCATCATCAAGCCTCTTCAACAG GTTCTTGTTAACAGCTTGAGATACTTCTTGACACGGCCTTCAACTGAGGAATCCAGTTTTTGA